A single genomic interval of Daucus carota subsp. sativus chromosome 1, DH1 v3.0, whole genome shotgun sequence harbors:
- the LOC108211990 gene encoding putative indole-3-acetic acid-amido synthetase GH3.9 produces MDGKKLEYKGDKALKELDKLTRKADEVQENLLREILTRNGETEYLNKYLFGSKDISEFKKSVPVITYKAIRPYIQRIANGEASSLITAHPITEMLCSSGTSAGEPKLMPSIEEDLDRRTFLYNLIMPIMNQYITGLDEGKAMFLYFVKAEMSTPCGLPAPTVLTSYYKSKHFKFRSRDPYTDFTSPDEAILCNDSNQSMYCQLLAGLVHRNQVLRLGAVFATAFLLAISFLKRKWMNICNDIRDGQVDPTEVTDPKCRTAMSAILLRPDPRLADEIEAICSRDSWKGIICQLWPKAKYIEAVVTGSMAQYIPSLQYYSNEKLPLVCPMYASSECYFGVNLKPLCSPDKVSFTLLPNMGYFEFIPLGVNGTLVLDVDEDEEVPQSKLIGLVDVKLGCYYELVVTTFSGLNRYRIGDVLQVTGFHNKAPQFRFICRRNVVLSIDNDKTNEEDLHKSITVAKKLLEPYNALLVEYTSYAETSSVPGHYVIYWEIIQCSSALSSSLVKNKTMNEILTNQLDLNVLEDCCIAVEEELDYNYRRCRANDKSIGPLEIRVVKPGTFESLMDFFINQGGSINQYKTPRCIKSSAALKLLDSNVKARFFSPRDPTWTP; encoded by the exons ATGGATGGAAAGAAGCTGGAGTACAAAGGTGACAAGGCACTCAAGGAGCTCGACAAGCTGACCCGAAAAGCCGATGAGGTTCAAGAGAACCTGCTCAGAGAGATTTTAACAAGAAATGGCGAGACTGAGTACTTGAACAAGTACTTGTTTGGATCGAAAGATATCTCGGAGTTCAAGAAAAGCGTGCCTGTGATCACGTATAAGGCCATCCGTCCTTACATTCAGAGGATTGCCAATGGTGAAGCCTCTTCTCTCATTACTGCTCATCCCATCACTGAGATGCTGTGCAG CTCGGGCACGTCTGCTGGAGAGCCGAAGCTGATGCCCTCTATTGAAGAAGATCTTGATCGCAGAACTTTTCTTTATAACCTCATCATGCCTATCATGAATCA GTACATTACAGGCCTTGATGAAGGCAAGGCCATGTTCCTCTACTTTGTCAAGGCCGAGATGTCCACCCCTTGTGGCTTACCGGCTCCGACTGTCCTCACCAGCTACTACAAAAGCAAGCACTTCAAATTCCGGTCACGCGATCCCTACACTGATTTCACAAGCCCTGATGAAGCTATTCTCTGCAATGACAGCAACCAAAGCATGTACTGTCAATTGTTAGCTGGCCTAGTTCATCGCAACCAAGTCCTACGCCTCGGAGCTGTTTTTGCAACCGCCTTTCTTCTAGCCATCTCTTTTCTTAAACGTAAATGGATGAATATATGCAATGACATAAGGGATGGTCAAGTAGACCCTACAGAGGTCACTGACCCTAAATGCAGGACTGCTATGTCAGCAATCCTATTAAGGCCAGACCCTCGTTTGGCAGACGAAATCGAGGCCATATGTAGCAGGGATTCATGGAAGGGCATAATTTGTCAGCTTTGGCCTAAAGCTAAGTACATTGAAGCTGTTGTCACAGGCTCTATGGCACAATATATACCATCTCTGCAGTACTATAGTAATGAGAAATTGCCACTGGTTTGTCCCATGTACGCTTCCTCAGAGTGCTATTTTGGTGTGAATTTGAAGCCTTTGTGTTCACCGGATAAAGTTTCGTTTACTCTGTTGCCTAACATGGGCTACTTTGAATTCATACCTCTGGGAGTGAATGGGACACTTGTTTTAGATGtggatgaagatgaagaggtgCCGCAGAGTAAGCTCATCGGCTTAGTGGATGTTAAACTTGGTTGTTATTATGAACTAGTGGTTACCACATTTTCTG GACTAAATCGATATAGAATTGGCGATGTGCTGCAAGTGACTGGCTTCCACAATAAAGCCCCTCAATTTCGCTTCATCTGCAGAAGAAATGTTGTTCTGAGCATAGACAATGACAAAACCAACGAAGAAGACCTTCACAAGAGCATTACTGTGGCCAAAAAGCTCCTAGAACCATACAATGCTCTGCTTGTAGAGTACACTAGCTATGCAGAGACGTCCTCTGTCCCCGGTCACTATGTTATCTACTGGGAAATAATACAATGCTCATCAGCATTATCATCATCTCtagtaaaaaataaaaccaTGAATGAGATTTTGACTAACCAGCTCGATCTGAACGTCCTCGAAGATTGCTGCATTGCAGTTGAGGAAGAATTGGACTACAACTACAGGCGTTGTCGCGCCAATGATAAGTCCATTGGACCGCTTGAGATCCGTGTAGTGAAGCCAGGGACTTTCGAGTcactgatggatttttttatcAACCAAGGAGGTTCCATTAATCAGTACAAAACACCCAGATGCATCAAATCCTCGGCTGCACTCAAACTACTCGATTCGAATGTGAAGGCTCGCTTCTTTAGCCCCAGGGATCCTACATGGACCCCTTGA